The following proteins are co-located in the Micromonospora viridifaciens genome:
- the ispG gene encoding flavodoxin-dependent (E)-4-hydroxy-3-methylbut-2-enyl-diphosphate synthase, with translation MTAVSLGMPPVPPPPLAARRASRQIMVGSVPVGGGAPVSVQSMTTTLTADVNATLQQIAELTAAGCQIVRVAVPSQDDVEALPAIAKKSQIPVIADIHFQPKYVFAAIDAGCAAVRVNPGNIRQFDDKVKEIAKAAGDAGVPIRIGVNAGSLDKRLLAKYGKATAEALVESALWECSLFEEHGYRDIKISVKHNDPVVMIRAYRQLAEKCDYPLHLGVTEAGPAFQGTIKSAVAFGALLAEGIGDTIRVSLSAPPVEEIKVGAAILESLGLRERGLEIVSCPSCGRAQVDVYKLAEEVTAGLEGLPVPLRVAVMGCVVNGPGEAREADLGVASGNGKGQIFVKGQVIKTVPEGQIVETLIEEALRLADEMGAEIPEDLRDLVPGPTVTVH, from the coding sequence GTGACCGCTGTCAGTCTCGGTATGCCGCCCGTACCGCCGCCGCCGCTCGCCGCACGCCGGGCCAGCCGCCAGATCATGGTCGGCTCCGTGCCGGTCGGTGGGGGCGCGCCGGTCTCGGTGCAGTCGATGACCACCACGCTGACCGCCGACGTCAACGCGACGCTCCAGCAGATCGCCGAGCTCACCGCCGCCGGCTGCCAGATCGTGCGGGTCGCCGTGCCGTCGCAGGACGACGTGGAGGCGCTGCCGGCGATCGCGAAGAAGTCGCAGATCCCGGTGATCGCCGACATCCACTTCCAGCCGAAGTACGTCTTCGCCGCGATCGACGCCGGCTGCGCGGCGGTCCGGGTGAACCCGGGCAACATCCGGCAGTTCGACGACAAGGTCAAGGAGATCGCCAAGGCCGCCGGGGACGCCGGCGTGCCGATCCGGATCGGCGTGAACGCCGGCTCGCTGGACAAGCGGCTCCTGGCCAAGTACGGCAAGGCCACCGCCGAGGCGCTGGTCGAGTCGGCGCTCTGGGAGTGCTCGCTCTTCGAGGAGCACGGCTACCGGGACATCAAGATCTCGGTCAAGCACAACGACCCGGTGGTGATGATCCGGGCGTACCGGCAGCTCGCCGAGAAGTGCGACTACCCGCTGCACCTGGGCGTCACCGAGGCCGGCCCGGCGTTCCAGGGCACCATCAAGTCGGCGGTGGCGTTCGGTGCGCTGCTGGCCGAGGGCATCGGTGACACCATCCGCGTCTCGCTCTCCGCCCCGCCGGTCGAGGAGATCAAGGTCGGTGCGGCGATCCTGGAGTCGCTGGGCCTGCGCGAGCGCGGCCTGGAGATCGTCTCCTGCCCGTCCTGCGGCCGGGCCCAGGTCGACGTCTACAAGCTGGCTGAGGAGGTCACCGCCGGCCTGGAGGGGCTGCCGGTGCCGCTGCGCGTCGCCGTCATGGGCTGCGTGGTGAACGGCCCGGGCGAGGCCCGCGAGGCCGACCTCGGCGTCGCCTCCGGCAACGGCAAGGGCCAGATCTTCGTCAAGGGCCAGGTCATCAAGACCGTGCCCGAGGGGCAGATCGTGGAGACGCTGATCGAGGAGGCCCTGCGCCTCGCCGACGAGATGGGCGCCGAGATCCCCGAGGACCTCCGCGACCTGGTCCCCGGCCCCACGGTCACCGTGCACTGA
- a CDS encoding M50 family metallopeptidase yields the protein MAYLLGVVLFALAILISVSLHEAGHMLTAKAFGMKVTRYFVGFGPTLWSFKRGETEYGVKGIPLGGFCKIVGMTPQDDDVDPADEPRVMWRYPVWKRTIVMSAGSITHFILALVTLWFIAVSAGLPNPKFPSTEAQFRAEPAVIALAPCVVVENASRACQAGDPASPAATAQLKNGDRITAVNGRPVSTWGDMLDVVRATKPGQATVDYVRDGAPATATVDLAAVQRPPLDDPKGAVSAVSALGVALRPSTPALVQYSPGAAFGATADFTGNMAVQTMHAMQRIPQKVPALWNAVTGGERDVDTPISVVGASRLGGEAVENSAWLVFFMLFVSLNFFIGVFNLLPLLPLDGGHIAIAWFERARSWVYARLRRPDPGRVDYLKLMPITYVVILIGGVFTLLTVTADVVNPITLFSR from the coding sequence ATGGCATACCTGCTCGGGGTGGTGCTCTTCGCCCTGGCGATCCTCATCTCGGTGAGCCTGCACGAGGCGGGGCACATGCTCACCGCCAAGGCGTTCGGGATGAAGGTCACCCGCTACTTCGTCGGCTTCGGCCCGACGCTGTGGTCCTTCAAGCGGGGGGAGACGGAGTACGGCGTCAAGGGCATCCCGCTCGGCGGCTTCTGCAAGATCGTCGGGATGACCCCGCAGGACGACGACGTCGACCCGGCCGACGAGCCGCGCGTCATGTGGCGGTACCCGGTCTGGAAGCGGACGATCGTGATGTCCGCGGGCTCGATCACCCACTTCATCCTGGCCCTGGTGACGCTCTGGTTCATCGCGGTCTCCGCCGGCCTGCCCAACCCGAAGTTCCCCAGCACCGAGGCGCAGTTCCGCGCCGAGCCGGCGGTGATCGCCCTCGCGCCGTGCGTGGTGGTCGAGAACGCCAGCCGTGCCTGCCAGGCCGGTGACCCGGCCAGCCCGGCCGCCACCGCCCAGCTCAAGAACGGCGACCGGATCACCGCGGTCAACGGCCGGCCGGTCTCCACCTGGGGCGACATGCTCGACGTGGTCCGCGCCACCAAGCCCGGGCAAGCCACCGTCGACTACGTCCGCGACGGCGCTCCGGCCACCGCCACCGTCGACCTGGCCGCCGTGCAGCGCCCGCCGCTGGACGACCCGAAGGGCGCCGTCTCGGCGGTCTCCGCGCTCGGCGTCGCGCTCCGGCCCAGCACCCCTGCCCTGGTGCAGTACAGCCCGGGCGCCGCGTTCGGCGCCACCGCCGACTTCACCGGCAACATGGCGGTGCAGACCATGCACGCCATGCAGCGGATCCCGCAGAAGGTCCCCGCGCTGTGGAACGCCGTCACCGGCGGCGAGCGGGACGTGGACACGCCGATCAGCGTGGTCGGCGCCAGCCGGCTCGGCGGCGAGGCCGTGGAGAACAGCGCCTGGCTGGTGTTCTTCATGCTCTTCGTCTCGCTGAACTTCTTCATCGGGGTGTTCAACCTGCTGCCGCTGCTCCCGCTGGACGGCGGGCACATCGCGATCGCCTGGTTCGAACGGGCCCGGTCGTGGGTCTACGCCCGCCTGCGCCGCCCCGACCCGGGCCGGGTCGACTACCTCAAGCTCATGCCCATCACGTACGTGGTGATCCTCATCGGCGGCGTGTTCACGCTGCTGACCGTCACCGCGGACGTCGTCAACCCGATCACGCTCTTCTCAAGGTGA
- the dxr gene encoding 1-deoxy-D-xylulose-5-phosphate reductoisomerase, with product MTSPRDLVLLGSTGSIGTQAIDIVKRNPDRFRVVALGAGGGNVDLLAAQALELGVEVVGVAKASAAQDLQLAFYAEASRRGWATGDFKLPKIVAGPDAMTELAGWPCDVVLNGVVGSLGLAPTLAALRAGRTLALANKESLVAGGPLVKAAVRRPGQIVPVDSEHSALAQCLRGGSRGEVRRLVVTASGGPFRGRRRDELTEVTPEQALAHPTWNMGPVVTINSATMVNKALEVIEAHELFDVPYADIEVMVHPQSVIHSMVEFTDGSTLAQASPPDMRLPIALGLGWPDRVPEAAAAVDWTKAHSWEFFPLDDAAFPAVALAKAAGEAGRCRPAIYNAANEECVAAFVAGRLPFLGIVDTLRRVLDDAPEFDEPGTVEDVLAAESWARAHAQEIIVGSVEGA from the coding sequence GTGACATCTCCCCGAGATCTCGTCCTGCTCGGTTCGACCGGCTCGATCGGTACTCAGGCCATCGACATCGTGAAGCGCAACCCGGACCGGTTTCGGGTGGTCGCGCTCGGTGCCGGCGGCGGCAACGTGGATCTGCTCGCGGCGCAGGCCCTCGAACTCGGTGTCGAGGTGGTCGGCGTGGCGAAGGCGTCCGCCGCCCAGGACCTCCAGCTGGCGTTCTACGCCGAGGCGAGCCGACGCGGCTGGGCCACCGGCGACTTCAAGCTGCCCAAGATCGTGGCCGGCCCGGACGCGATGACCGAGCTGGCCGGGTGGCCGTGCGATGTCGTACTCAACGGGGTGGTCGGTTCGCTCGGGCTGGCGCCGACGCTGGCCGCGCTGCGCGCCGGGCGTACCCTCGCCCTGGCCAACAAGGAGTCGCTGGTGGCCGGCGGCCCGCTGGTCAAGGCCGCGGTGCGGCGGCCGGGGCAGATCGTCCCGGTGGATTCCGAGCACTCGGCGCTGGCGCAGTGCCTGCGCGGCGGCAGCCGGGGCGAGGTGCGCCGGCTCGTGGTGACCGCCAGCGGCGGGCCGTTCCGGGGCCGGCGGCGGGATGAGCTGACCGAGGTCACGCCGGAGCAGGCCTTGGCCCACCCGACCTGGAACATGGGCCCGGTGGTCACGATCAACTCCGCCACCATGGTCAACAAGGCCCTCGAGGTGATCGAGGCACACGAGCTGTTCGACGTGCCGTACGCCGACATCGAGGTGATGGTGCACCCGCAGTCGGTGATCCACTCGATGGTCGAGTTCACCGACGGCTCCACCCTGGCCCAGGCCAGCCCGCCGGACATGCGCCTGCCCATCGCGCTCGGCCTCGGCTGGCCGGACCGGGTGCCGGAGGCCGCCGCCGCGGTCGACTGGACGAAGGCGCACAGCTGGGAGTTCTTCCCCCTCGACGACGCCGCCTTCCCGGCGGTCGCCCTGGCCAAGGCGGCCGGCGAGGCCGGGCGCTGCCGGCCGGCCATCTACAACGCGGCGAACGAGGAGTGCGTGGCGGCGTTCGTCGCCGGGCGGCTGCCGTTCCTCGGCATCGTCGACACCCTGCGGCGTGTGCTGGACGACGCTCCCGAATTCGACGAACCAGGTACCGTCGAGGACGTGCTCGCCGCCGAATCGTGGGCACGGGCGCACGCCCAGGAGATCATCGTCGGGTCGGTGGAAGGAGCTTGA
- a CDS encoding zinc metalloprotease, with protein MSVFALIRHRVAAGFLVVMSAIALTGAPASATAPSDHGDGHVLARTVVGDVVSVTQYTPAKGVSAEALYAKLRSAGVRGLVDPNAVRALDVYQCYYGTAYALESGRCPAIQWSSVRPVVYFRDYSNANWPVSDAVPSWNTSPDIDVWWRTSACPSGSHCVTVNNSNYGATKWAGKTSYSYSTTTRFFIEDSVKIQLNDYYSDTYGERRNTACHEVGHAIGAGHNISTASCIYSTQGSAQNPTSDDINLLTHVIY; from the coding sequence TTGTCCGTCTTCGCGCTGATCAGGCACCGGGTGGCTGCCGGGTTCCTGGTCGTGATGTCCGCCATCGCCCTCACCGGCGCTCCGGCCTCCGCAACTGCTCCGAGTGACCACGGCGACGGACACGTCCTCGCGAGAACCGTGGTCGGAGACGTCGTCTCGGTGACGCAGTACACGCCTGCGAAGGGCGTCTCCGCTGAAGCGCTGTACGCCAAGCTGCGTTCGGCCGGCGTGCGCGGTCTGGTCGACCCGAACGCGGTGCGCGCGTTGGACGTGTACCAGTGCTACTACGGCACCGCGTACGCCCTCGAGAGCGGGCGTTGCCCAGCCATTCAGTGGTCGAGTGTGCGTCCTGTGGTCTACTTCCGCGACTATTCGAACGCGAACTGGCCGGTGAGCGACGCCGTGCCGAGCTGGAACACCAGCCCGGACATCGACGTCTGGTGGCGGACCTCCGCCTGCCCGTCCGGCTCGCACTGCGTGACGGTCAACAACAGCAACTACGGTGCAACCAAATGGGCCGGGAAGACGTCCTACAGCTACAGCACCACTACGCGATTCTTCATCGAGGACTCGGTGAAGATCCAACTCAACGACTACTACAGCGACACCTATGGCGAGCGCCGGAACACGGCCTGCCACGAGGTCGGCCACGCCATCGGCGCCGGACACAACATCTCGACGGCGAGCTGCATTTATTCGACTCAGGGATCGGCACAGAACCCGACCAGCGACGACATCAACCTGCTGACGCACGTCATCTATTGA